From the genome of Halorussus caseinilyticus, one region includes:
- the trpB gene encoding tryptophan synthase subunit beta, translating to MSHDAPSGDFEGFGGRHVPESLEEPLAQLASSFDEIHDTDEFRERFRGYLRDFAGRPTPVFHAERLSEEYGAQIYLKREDLLHGGAHKINNCLGQAILAEEAGKTRLIAETGAGQHGVATAMVGALVGLQTEIYMGKKDAERQTMNVFRMRLMGAEVNEVTRGRSGLADAVDVALEDFAANVEDTHYMVGSVVGPDPFPRMVREFQSVIGREARDQIRDETGRLPDAAVACVGGGSNAIGLFHAFRDDDVDFYGAEGGGKGEGSGQHAAPLAEGEEGVMHGMKTRTLDDDTEVHSVSAGLDYPAVGPEHAMFRAVGRCDYRAVEDDDALDAFRELAELEGIIPALESSHAVALAKEIAAEMDEDDVILVNLSGRGDKDMEQAAEMFELG from the coding sequence ATGTCTCACGACGCTCCGTCCGGCGATTTCGAAGGATTCGGCGGTCGTCACGTCCCCGAATCGCTCGAAGAACCGCTCGCCCAGTTAGCCAGTTCCTTCGACGAGATTCACGACACCGACGAGTTTCGGGAGCGATTTCGAGGCTACCTCCGGGACTTCGCGGGGCGACCCACGCCCGTCTTCCACGCCGAGCGACTCTCCGAGGAGTACGGCGCGCAAATCTACCTCAAGCGCGAGGACCTGCTCCACGGCGGCGCGCACAAGATAAACAACTGCCTCGGACAGGCCATCCTCGCGGAGGAGGCCGGAAAGACCCGACTCATCGCCGAAACCGGCGCGGGCCAGCACGGGGTCGCTACCGCGATGGTCGGCGCGCTCGTCGGGTTGCAGACCGAGATTTACATGGGGAAGAAAGACGCCGAGCGCCAGACGATGAACGTCTTCCGGATGCGACTCATGGGCGCGGAGGTCAACGAGGTCACGCGCGGCCGGTCCGGACTCGCCGACGCGGTGGACGTTGCACTCGAAGACTTCGCGGCGAACGTCGAAGACACCCACTACATGGTCGGGTCCGTCGTCGGCCCGGACCCCTTCCCGCGGATGGTCCGGGAGTTCCAGTCGGTCATCGGCCGCGAGGCCCGCGACCAGATTCGAGACGAGACCGGCCGACTCCCCGACGCCGCCGTCGCCTGCGTCGGCGGCGGGTCGAACGCCATCGGCCTGTTCCACGCCTTCCGGGACGACGACGTGGACTTCTACGGCGCGGAAGGCGGCGGAAAGGGCGAGGGGTCGGGCCAGCACGCCGCACCGCTCGCGGAGGGCGAGGAAGGCGTGATGCACGGCATGAAGACCCGGACGCTGGACGACGACACGGAAGTCCACTCGGTGTCGGCCGGTCTGGACTACCCCGCGGTGGGTCCCGAACACGCCATGTTCCGAGCCGTCGGCCGGTGTGACTACCGCGCGGTCGAGGACGACGACGCCCTCGACGCCTTCCGCGAACTCGCGGAGTTGGAGGGCATCATCCCGGCGCTCGAATCCAGCCACGCCGTCGCGCTGGCGAAAGAAATCGCCGCGGAGATGGACGAAGACGACGTGATTCTGGTGAACCTCAGCGGCCGTGGCGACAAGGACATGGAGCAGGCCGCCGAGATGTTCGAGTTGGGGTAG
- a CDS encoding DUF5789 family protein, which translates to MTDTHREQGVEFGELAGHLDGHDYPATTRELADTFGEFEITYAGGSETLAALLAPIDDTCDSAAEVRQVVLNTVAGEAVGRKGYTDRGAFASAPNDVSF; encoded by the coding sequence ATGACAGACACCCACCGCGAGCAAGGCGTCGAGTTCGGCGAACTGGCCGGGCACTTGGACGGCCACGACTACCCCGCGACCACCCGCGAACTCGCCGATACCTTCGGCGAGTTCGAGATTACCTACGCTGGCGGGTCCGAGACGCTGGCCGCGCTACTGGCACCGATAGACGACACCTGCGACTCGGCGGCCGAGGTCCGGCAGGTCGTCCTGAACACCGTCGCTGGCGAGGCCGTCGGCCGGAAGGGGTACACCGACCGCGGCGCGTTCGCGTCCGCGCCTAACGACGTGTCGTTCTGA